TTATTTAATCGTCGCAACAccttgattgaaatgcatgactttgGTATAGTCGTGACTTAGGATACCCGTGACATCACACCGCCTCACTGGACAGGGCTCCTCTTCACACGTCTTTGAAACTAGCAACTTAGGCATCACTTTctctttcaaactgctacgctttaatgtagcggaaaaacaacatcatattcTTCCTAACTATGAGTCAATCTTAACTCATGaacttgatggacttacatcttcattcttgctgcgttaCTCCATGCCTTCGCTGCCAAATGCCTTTGCATTTCCACATAACTCCCAACAgcaaactcgactatgccaccaactcCTCTATTTGCTTCTTTTCACTTTCAACATCTTCTATTacatattttggcttaatatgctatgtagcatcttccacgcagactagctttactttgaacgaaagaggcaagatctttcacttcagataccctcattcactactaccttacatagagagacttctttccaacaccaaggtccactcgacccaaactgaaagtatactcaaacttgagcaaatacttgcgccaactgattgcaacttgtgagacctaacaagccttgcaatactgacttcaaCTTCGCTTCTAAGCAACAAAGGAAGCGATACAGATCCTACTGGCCCCAATGTAGCAATTCACTTTGCCACATGCATTTTTCCAACAATCAACGTTCTTATGCCACTCCCATAATgaagcacaatataattgacacttagttgaatactcctttaGACTGATGCTATCATTTTActttagctttcatgaagatttcttcaaaaatgacctcatgccattcttatgcatcaccactactttgtccttcttctccaTGCATCTACAATTCGCCTAACTTGCATCTCCAACCGCATCATGCATCTTGGCCATTCCCAAATATCATTTGGCGCATGCTACTGTTGCATACATGTTATGCCAATTAGCACTCCGatcttgacacaaacttgtgcacctttgcacaactagaacagacttaacttggtgattctgagcatcaccatagagctcagCAAATTCATATCACTCAATGACTTCCGCGGATAAACACTTTGGATAATTCTAACAAGGCCATAGTCCTTGCAAATGAGGCGCCACTTCCTACGTTCCATGAATCAAGAATGTCACATTCTTCTTTAAACTTGAAACTCATTTTCACTGTCCATGCACAACTGGCAACTCTTGTCTTTCCCCTTCTCCAAATCAGCTTTGTAGCGATATTGATTTGTAGTTGACAAGAACATCCGCTTGTGGTTATGATCGAATGCAAGTCTTTGAACACCcttgttcaagcatattgatcccaTTCATAAACCAGGTGCAAACACACTCCTTGTGTGCATCTAGCATCAATGAAGAACACTTTGCAAACGCAAGGCCGTGGTGTATCGGTTTTCCCCTAACTTGCGCTTCTGTCTTTAGCCTTTTCATATgctttatgctagataagaattgGCCCCACAAAAATGTTGGTTCGcaaccagactttgcattactaccaaggtacatgcattcaaAAGAGATAACTATAATCTTCCATCAACTTGCTATGATGAAAACACTTTCAATCTATCACATAGACATGTTTTTCATCTACTTTTCCACTGCAAAGGCCATCATCATCTTTGAGTCAAGAATTTTCGCAAAATTCCCATTACAACATGTAATATACTCGCTGCTGATAACAGTACGAAAGAATGCATTCCAAATGCATAATATTCACATACTTGTGGAAAACATGGACTTTAACAActgacttgcaccatagaagtcagcatactcCTTAGCTTTGTCATGCACTCACTTGAAAACTCGGTTTCCAATGATTCTCGCAtgttcgtctaacactttgggaTGGAATTTTGACACCTTTTGTCACAAACTTTCATGGCATGTTGCTACCTCAAGCTgcaaagttcattccaattgatctttccacaaaagaccaacttcttctagtcttcATACTAATGAAACCTAAACAATTCACCACTGAATTTGACAAAACAAatgacaccaacttgagtaaaagagagaaaaatcaagagCAGTGTCCCCAAACACCGCTCTGATACCTGCTGTCacacgcccatttaatcgcctaaaattttttATGGGACATGACCGATAATATTTGTATTTCAGTGATTCAACATCACCCACAAGTACTCAGCCTtacatacttgcatcaaagtacgcatctgccttcactccaaaggctttgcacaacggaagtcttttcttctttctctctaactcttcatgcccccataagcataagaggttctgccatgcaTCAAACCAATTAACAAACTCTCACAAACTAGCAACATAATGGACACAAAGAATAccacaacaaacccattttattgcactaaaggaagattacaaaactcgtccatcacatggaccaaaaacatgtcattcaccctcttggtgaatgcctaactctctcatgtgtagcctactgattttcccactccttaggactatttatacagcaAACTCACTAGCCAAAACTGTGTGCAACCGCTTGCACATCCGACAGACAGCCACATGTCCAGGTAGTTTTCCTAACCGCCAATCTGCTTTTCAACTGCGaccttttgtgttgtcatgcATATTGAAGGCACACTTGCATTGAACGGTTAAAACATGCTAAACTTAGTTATAAAGCCTCTTTATAACTATCTAAACCAACTCCTTTGCTCCAGCATGCGTGTGATGCACATACCGCTCGTAACTGACATCTTTAGCTAACATCGCGCTACATGCGACTTGGCCTGAGCCAATGTGCAACCATCTTAGCGCTACATTTATTTAAGCCATGCACTTAACTCTTTTGATGCCAACATCTGAGTAAATTCATGCCAATCATGTCTTGTTCTGTTGCTTGGTTTAGCTTCATACGTTAAGTGCATCACTTGCATTCTTTTTACTGAGCAATGGCCAACAATGTCACATTTGGCAACGCCACTGTTGCATTCGCATTGACCAAGCCTTAGGCCAATTCATAATTCATCTCATGATTTATCTTACATCCTTAATCCATTCCTTGAGTTGGGCCATCTCTGGATTACGAATATGCcataatgccaacatcgcatgttgcatgcagcatcttgccactttggctttgtcttgcctttcctcgatgaagcttcattgtgtcggccaataagattcattacttagccaaatttATTTACAATGTAGTGTTACTCTTCCACTTTATTGGCCCTGCAGGGTTATGttattcttagcacttgacaatCTATGCAGTGTCGCGCCATCCTGGCTGCACagtgacttggcctgcaactctgtaacgcgtaatCATTATGCGCCACTTGCATCCCTGTTATAGCAGTCCAAGTGGACGGACAAAGTTGATATCGTGCAGTGGACAAGGGAATCTTTAAGACAACCAAATTCGACAGTTGCAGTGTGAAACGACTGACTCGAGGTTCAGATGCAACTGAACGGAGCATCGGTTCCAATTGATTCGAGCGTCGGCTCAAACTGGCTCGACAACGATAACActccaacaacaaaaaaacagcCACATTTCCTCATCCCTATAAGTTCAACTCAAATTCAATTTTCTCTACTCACAACAacttaatttttctttatttacacattttcaaagaaaattattttcttttcGACATAATTTCATCACAAATTCAATCTTCTCTACATTTTTTCAACACAAATTCGATCTTCTCTACATCTTTTTTCAGCACAAATTCAATCTTATCTACATGTTTTAAACAAAAATTAAACACTCATTTAATATACCATACTTCGATCTCAAGATATTAGTCgacaaagaaataaaaaaccaCCGAGAGACAAGAAGATTCGAATGAAGATAACAATGTACGTCTACTTTCATGTCCAGAATGAGTAGCTAGTGAAGGTCATCTGTCCACACTAACTGAGCGGGATGGTACTCTACAGAAAGCAAGAGGTGATGGGCATGAAATTCAAAAAGTTTATGAAAAACTTCCTGATGGTGTTAAAACTATTGTCGATCAATTTCCTTGGATTACTTCGTACCATATACGAGCGCATAAAAATTCGCCCAAACTGGTGGGTATATTGATGGAGCGTTGGTGTCTTAATGCCCACACATTTCATTTTCATGACTTAGAAATAGGTATATCGTATAGTTTGATTTATATTTCTTATGCAATCAATATGATGATTACAAATGAAAAACAATTTGATTTTTTTACGAGCATAACACCATTAGATTGTATTTCCTACTTGGGATACCTTCTGGGGTGGGAGATGATGTTTCATTTTGCCATCAAAGTTGGTTGGCAGATGAGCGATACAAGGATGCACTTCCGTTGTACTTTCTGGTAATAACACAACAAAATCATAGAGGTTTACGAAGTGGTGGAATACCTAATTCCGGTTTAAAGGCATTTATATTCAACAAATTGCATGGTGGTAACAATCCCGGTTCGGCAGAGTATGTCCCtgataaagatacaaaattttCTAAGGTATTTATTTTATGGATACTTGGTTCATGTTTTTTTCCCCAATTCAAACTCATGTACTCAAGTGGGATGGATAGAGGCATTTCAATATATGTAAAAGATTGACAATTATGATTGGGGGTCCGCTATATTAGCTGCATTGTGCATCTATATTGATATCGCCTGCTGTGGGGCGTCAAACATCGAAGGTCTATGGGGCATCCTTGAGGTAAATACGACAATACATTCCTTTGGTTTTAAATCTGTGTACAAATATCTAGCAGGTATATTAAATATAATTTACTTTCCTTTATATGTTTTTTGCTCCAGTTTTGGTGGTATGCATATTTCAACATTGGTGTACCAAGACTTTACGACTACGCGAAGAAATATTGGCCAATTATAGTGAGCTACGAAGGTGATAATTGTATGAACGAGATAACATTCATGTGTGGAGATACCAATTGTCGATTATGAATGTAAAGCCCGTCCCAAATTTCTAGGGCATTTTTTTTCATTTAGTATATAAGGGTAGTTTTGTCATTTTCCTCTTAAGGGTAAATTAGTCATTTTCTACAAAATGGCATTTTGGTAATTtggttgagatttttttttttgagttaggCGTCGTATCCTGACTTGGTTGTGCCACTAGTAAGTACATAACAAATTTAGTTAACACCTTGGTGCACGTATATTTAtaagattaattttttttattttatttaggcAGTTAGTGGTTTGATAGGAAGTACCACTAGTGTGGACACTTGTAGCAACATAAATGGACAATAATTATATAGGTGTAAATATAattaataacaaaagaaaatcaaaatgaaattaCTTTGACATATATTCCCTTGACGATTTTTGAGACGTGTTCTGTTTAGGAAAATCTTTTTatggtatttttttattttgcacCTCACATTGTGATTGGTTAGTGGTAATCATCTAGCTACATGTCAATCTATCATTGGATGTtgacttgattgattctgacCTTAGGAAGTTAGTGAATTTTGGGTTGGGTTCGTATTCGATACCCGTAGCTCGGTCAAAGATTTTTAAGCAAACTGTTTGGAATTAGATGTAGTGGCTAGGGAACCCACCGGGTCAATATATAATTAAgggttatattttttttagggttttatctttTAGTTATCTTCTCCGCtaaacgaaaagaaaaaaaaaagtagagagGCAGCGGTGAACTATCTATCGGTGATTGTGTTTCTGGCTAGCAtggaggtaggcgcaacacaatcaaaaaccttctttttatttaagtttcttttaattaatttttttgtaagttttgatACATATATGaataatcgatgttgtgagtatgattatgtatgttgggctgcggtccatagattgggattcttaaaaacaactttgatgggatacgagatatccttgggaatggttttgttccctaaacccacgtggggctccctggggcgagcggatttgattgattgatttgattgttcttatggatgtggtgtttccatgtggTTGTGATGCTAATAATCATgttagttgttttaaaaagaattgaaaatgtttgataaaatgttttgttgcttcttttcctactgggtgtcacaactcacgtcgtttaatgacaaaaaattccagattttatggcaccacaaggagctaatggcggaaaagcgtagagatcggttttggtgttattagtagtagtttgcataggatttatgattgagaattgtaataaaatatcatcaactcttttagatgatttaattagttatttattggttattaaaactTTAGATATTATTGGGTTAACGTGTAACCAATGAAAATAATGttttgtttagactactctatttgattgaataatggaaatttctggatcagaACTGTTTGACTGTCCATAATAATTAgtagataatatttttttttgtttcattttttcgtCGTGTATGTAAaactttttcaatatgcacatataaaaattttagaattttctgagttccagaagtatttttttatcagttgttttcactgtacaaaactcagacgttttctgtcagattcagcTGTACTGaattttatatttttcaaaatattctacGTTATGTTTTAGACTTTCGTGTCTTCTGTAAACTTGaagatggttcttttatcttttcatcaTGGTAGGTCAAAGCTAATTTGAAGTTGTGaatgaattgatatgatttttgtaAAACGAACCATCACTGTTTTACGTTTCTGCAGTACAGGTCAACTACTCGgttgactatggtcaaaaggtctttaagataaactaaaaattatagaaTTTTATGATTGGAAATATgataagttaggattcagaatatataattataataatttatggattcgtatttACGTCCGAAATATTCCTTGAATTACCTGGTGTCTGTTTCTATTTTATGACTCCTCCTTAAAAACGTAACTCTTTTGGATTAAATacggaacttttaacggtgaaattaatttttaggaTAAATTACATTCCTTTAGGGTTtataaattaaaaatcacgtcaatCCAACGGTTAgattttcttaaaagaattttttatatgtccgctgcaacagaatttttgaattgaacataaataaagattagaCAAAGAATTAGttgtttggacttgggccaagtgTGGAAGTCAGGGCCTGTTATTAAAGGTAGCATCTTGgattttgggtttggatttgggtTTGGAACCCAGGCCCGAAATTTGGGTtgttacagtttggtatcagagctagtctGATCCTTTGGGCAGGCTAGTTTCTGAATAAGTCGGTACGTCTATATGCTtgaatgtgaaattgttcgtgtatctgatgattgttgttgtttgaatgCGTAATAGGTTACAATTATTTTTCATAGATAATTCCCTCGGTGTTACTTATAATTTAATGTCCTTCAATCAGGACATGTCTCGTCGTACGAATGGTTTAGCCGCCCCACATGATGAGGGTTTCGGTGAGGTTGTTCGTGCTTTGAATGCTGTTGCTCAAGCGATGCAACAACAAGTGAATCTTAATCAGAatgcacctcctcctcctccaccacctAATCAACGAGCTTTGTTAGTTAGAAGGTTTAGTGAACAAAAGCCCGATTCCTTTAAAGGTAGTCCTGATCCACTGGTCGCTGAAGATTGGATAGATAAGATTGAGAAAATATTCACCCTATTAGGCGTGAATGACGAGGATAAGCtggatcttgctgtttttaagcTTGAGGGTGAGGCCACTCGCTGGTGGGACTTGACTCGTCGTTCTAGGAATGACGGTCTGTTTACCTGGGTAGAATTTCGACTCGCCTTCCTAAATAAGTACTTTCCACAAACTGCACGAACCAACGCATGATCGAGTTTATGCAGTTTGACTCAGAGAAATATGACCGTAGCACAGTACCAAGCCAAGTTTGAAGAACTTTCTCGTTTTGCTATTCATCTGGTGGAGAATGAAGAGCTGAAGGCTTTTAAGTTTCAGGAGGGACTTAGACCTTCAATTAAGGGTAGGTTGTCTATTTTGAAGATTACCTCTTATAATGAGATAGTGGAAAGAGCGATGATTGCTGAGAGAGACATTGAGGAGGCAAATCGAATTAGAGAACGTCACAATGGGGAtaagaacaagaataaaaataacaaccacCCATACCAGAAAGGAAAGGAAGAATATCCGAATATGGCTTCCTGCACCTTCGTGTTATCATTGCAAGCAACCTGGACATTTTAAGAGGAACTGTCCTGCACTTATTTCTCAGAGGAACCAACAACCCTTTATACCTCAGAACCAACGTCAAGGTTATCAGCAGAACCGTCCTCAGAACAATCCACCACAATACCAAGCTCGACAGCCCCCTCAGCAACCTAAGGCGTTCAACATTGCACATGTTGGTCAGGATCCGGATAACTCAGTTGTTGAAGGTACATTCTTAGTTTACAATTCTTGGGCTAAGATATTGTTTGATACTGGTGCTACTCATTCGTTTATTGCTTCTTCGTTTGTTTTGTCATTGGGTTTGAAAACTGAATTACTTGATGGGTACTTAGGCGTAGCTAGTGCGATAGGCAGTAGTGCACGTATTGACCGCGTGGCACGAATGTGTGTAGTACGTATAGCTAAGCATGAGTTTTTGATTGACCTTTTTGTGATGAATATGTCTGGTTATGATGTAATCCTGGGTATGGATTGGTTATCTGCTCATCATgctgtttttgattgttttcaaAAACGTGTGACTCTTCACTCGGACGAAGGGTCAGTTGTCCACTTTACCGGAACTGTAGTTTTGCGTCTCCCCTTATCTTGTCGGAAAGACATTTCCGACAGACTCATTTAGAGGTTTTCTTTATCACTTAGAGATGATAAGAGATGAGCAACAAGATTCTGTCTCTACTTGGGTATTCCAGTGGTAGAGGAGTTTGAAGATGTTTTCCCTGAGGAATTACCAGGTTTACCCCCAAGAAGAGAAATGGACTTCACTATTGAAGTTCAACCTAGTACTTCGCCAATTTCGATGGCTCCTTATCGAATGGCACCTATGGAGTTGAAAGAACTAGATAAGCAACTACTCGAGTTGGAAGCTAAGGGTTTTATTCGAGGTAGTACGTCACCTTGGGGTGCAGTCCTTTTTGTGAAAAGAAGGATAACTCGCTGAGATTGTGCATCGATTATAGAAAACTCAACGAAGTTACAGTGAAAAATAAGTATCCCTTACCTAGGATCGAGGATTTGTTTGATCAGTTGAAGGATTCTCAGTTTTTCTCAAAAATTGATATGCGATCAGCTTATCATCAACTccgaatcaaggaagaagatattcCAAAAACCGCTTTCCGAACTCGATTTGGACATTTCGAGTTTGTGGTGATGCCATTTGGACTTACAAATGCTCCAGCGGCATTCATGGATCTTATGCATCGAATTTTTCGACCGTACTTAGATAAATTTGTAGTGGTATTTGTAGATGACATTCTTATCTATTCACGGTCACGAGAAGAGCACGAGGAACACTTGAGATTAACATTGCAGTTGTTGAGATCTCATCAGTTATACGCTAAGTTGAGTAAATGCGACTTCTGGCTTTCTGAAGTTCAGTTTTTGGGACACGTGGTATGTGGAGaaggaatcaaagtggacccagCTAAGGTTGAAGCGGTTA
This DNA window, taken from Papaver somniferum cultivar HN1 chromosome 3, ASM357369v1, whole genome shotgun sequence, encodes the following:
- the LOC113359288 gene encoding uncharacterized protein LOC113359288; protein product: MSRRTNGLAAPHDEGFGEVVRALNAVAQAMQQQVNLNQNAPPPPPPPNQRALLVRRFSEQKPDSFKGSPDPLVAEDWIDKIEKIFTLLGVNDEDKLDLAVFKLEGEATRWWDLTRRSRNDAQYQAKFEELSRFAIHLVENEELKAFKFQEGLRPSIKGRLSILKITSYNEIVERAMIAERDIEERNQQPFIPQNQRQGYQQNRPQNNPPQYQARQPPQQPKAFNIAHVGQDPDNSVVEGTFLVYNSWAKILFDTGATHSFIASSFVLSLGLKTELLDGYLGVASAIGSSARIDRVARMCVVRIAKHEFLIDLFVMNMSGYDVILGMDWLSAHHAVFDCFQKRVTLHSDEGSVVHFTGTVVLLVEEFEDVFPEELPGLPPRREMDFTIEVQPSTSPISMAPYRMAPMELKELDKQLLELEAKGFIRAYHQLRIKEEDIPKTAFRTRFGHFEFVVMPFGLTNAPAAFMDLMHRIFRPYLDKFVVVFVDDILIYSRSREEHEEHLRLTLQLLRSHQLYAKLSKCDFWLSEVQFLGHVVCGEGIKVDPAKVEAVTKWERPKNVFEIRSFLGLAGYYRRFIQDFSSIASPLTKLTRKDSKFEWNNDCEKAFSMLKEKLTTAPVLTTPVSGIGYVIF